A genomic region of Elephas maximus indicus isolate mEleMax1 chromosome 10, mEleMax1 primary haplotype, whole genome shotgun sequence contains the following coding sequences:
- the LOC126084078 gene encoding olfactory receptor 4K15-like, whose protein sequence is MNETNYSQVTEFVLLRLSSSQELQPFLFVIFSLLYIAVLLGNFLIILTVTSDAHLHTPMYFLLANLSFVDICVASFATPKMIADLLVGRKTISFDACLAQIFFVHLFTGSEMVLLVSMAYDRYVAICKPLHYMTIMSRCTCIALVLISWCVGFIYTTSQLAFTVNLPFCGPNEVDSFFCDLPLVTKLACIDTYVVSLLIVADSGFLSMSSFLLLVVSYTVILITVRNRSSASMAKARSTLTALITVVTLFFGSCIFIYVWPFGSYSVDKVLAVFYTIFTPILNPVIYTLRNKEVKAAMSKLKSRYLKPGQVSAVIINVLFLGTK, encoded by the coding sequence ATGAATGAGACTAATTATTCTCAGGTGACCGAATTTGTGTTGCTGAGACTCTCTAGTTCTCAGGAGCTCCAACCTTTTTTGTTTGTCATATTTTCTCTACTCTACATAGCTGTCTTGCTAGGCAActttctcatcatcctcactgtGACCTCAGATGCTCACCTTCATACCCCCATGTACTTTCTCCTTGCAAACCTGTCTTTTGTAGATATATGTGTGGCCTCTTTTGCTACACCAAAAATGATTGCAGACTTACTGGTAGGGCGAAAGActatttcttttgatgcttgcctGGCCCAGATTTTCTTTGTTCATCTCTTCACGGGCAGTGAAATGGTGCTCCTTGTatccatggcctatgaccgttatGTTGCTATATGTAAGCCTCTCCACTATATGACAATCATGAGCCGCTGTACGTGTATTGCTCTGGTTCTCATCTCCTGGTGTGTTGGCTTCATCTATACTACTAGTCAGCTGGCATTTACTGTTAACTTACCTTTTTGTGGCCCTAATGAGGTAGATAGTTTCTTCTGTGACCTCCCTTTAGTGACCAAGCTAGCCTGCATTGACACTTATGTTGTAAGCCTACTGATAGTAGCAGACAGTGGCTTTCTTTCTATGAGTTCCTTCCTCCTCTTGGTGGTCTCCTACACGGTGATACTGATCACAGTGAGAAATCGCTCCTCTGCTAGCATGGCAAAGGCCCGCTCCACGCTGACTGCCCTCATCACTGTGGTCACGTTGTTCTTTGGATCATGCATTTTCATCTATGTGTGGCCCTTCGGCAGTTATTCAGTGGATAAAGTTCTTGCTGTGTTCTATACTATCTTTACTCCCATCTTAAACCCAGTTATCTACACTTTAAGGAACAAAGAGGTGAAGGCAGCTATGTCAAAACTGAAGAGCCGGTATCTGAAGCCTGGCCAGGTTTCTGCGGTCATAATAAACGTTCTTTTCCTGGGAACCAAGTAA